TTGGCAAATAATCCTTTAGGCAATTTTGTCACCAGCAGTGGATCTCACCTAGATTCAAATGACTGCAGAGCAGCTTCATATAGGTCCCACATCTATGGTCTTAATTTGTATATTTCAAAAGGAGATAACAGACGATCAATTATTGTTTAATCCCACTTTAATTGACCACATTGTAAAAATCCAAAGTGCTCTTGAATGAACACTGCTTTCTTATGACCGCTTCATGGCAAATTACACTTCCTGACATCAGACTGGACGTTTTGACACCAGCTCCCTCTGATCCCAGATGAGACATTTCattataacaaaataaaaacaaaaaattaatcatccacaaaaaaaatctcttggATGCAAACTTCTTCCCCaaaacaaaagtataaaaagtaCTCTTTTCCCACTCATCTGCAGACCACAGGGGAAGGTGTTCAGTGCTGTGCGCTAAAGGccgtttctttttttactgctgtCTGAAGTTTTTATGTCCTTGAAAGACCTCGGTTGTCCAGATCTTTCACCTAAAAAGATGGAACATGAGACTTAATTAGACAGACCTGTTCAAATGCAGTTGTTTAGAGTTCATATGTGAATGTGGGCGAATGTGGAGTCGACCTGCAACAAGACAATAAGCCAACGTCCGACTGAATCATCCATCAGTCTGACTTCAAGTGTATTCCAGGTAGAGCTACAGTCATTTTCATTAATCATTTCTATTATAGATTAAGAGTTGTTTATTTGGCCTTAAAGTGAAAAATACAGTCCAAGCTGACACTGGGTTTACTAGAACGTAAGATCAAGAAAAGTAAGAAATTCTCAAGTCTGAGAACCTCtaattcttttctttaaaaagttaCCAAAACAATTAAGTGACTATCAAAGTACTTGTTGAATAAGCTTCTATCAATTaatagttgcagctctaattcCAGGTTTAGGCTTTTTACCCCTCTGTTCCAAGTTTCCTCAACCGGTCGTGTGTAAAAACATTGATATCctacattttccccaaacaaGGTTTTAGAGGATCTAGTCTTGACCAGCAAACCAAACTACAGTTCCAAATGATCCTTACAGATCTTTCTGTGTCAAAAGGACGgggtgaggggaaaaaaaactcagttTACCTTGTATATCCTAACGAGCCAATGCTCTGTTGTGTAGGCCTCCTCCAGTACATCCAGCTCAAAGTCTTTATTCCCAATCTCAGCATTCCTCACTCTATCATAACCAGGTGGGCGCTCTGCAGAGGAGATCATTAAGATAAGTCATTTTACCTTTAATCAGAAGGACCAGcaacatgaatatttatttctTATCTGCTGACAGTGCGGCCTGTTCAGAAGCTGATGCGGCAGTTCATCTCAGCACAGAGCACCTGATATCTACACAGCATTTTCCACTGGGCATTTTCACAGCTGCTCCATGTTTTTGCCAACAGTTCTAACTATgattaaaacatgaatgaatgagctGCATCATCAATCATCTTAACAGTCCTTTCAAAAGTGCTTACATGTGGGCCGCTCACAATTTGCCCCTGATTGTAAGTTAAAAGCAGGTCGTGCATTATGACAGACGGGCTGCAGAGTTACTCACTGGCCTCTGTGTAGACCTGGCCGAAGCGGTAGTAGCACATCTTGTACATCAGGCAGTTGAGCAGGACGGGCGAGCCCTCGCGGTCCACTCTGAACTCTCCGGTGGGAGTGTAGTAGTCGTGCTCCTTGATGTGTTTGCCCGTGTCTGTGCTTCCACCAATGCGGACCATCCATAGAAACTTGTTGATGTCTGTGATGCAGACAGAATCAGTTAGAGGTGGTGCTGAAAATGGCTTGGTGAACCAGCACTGTCGTTACTCCACGTAATGAATGTGTGAGCCAAATATATTGTGAGACAGATgtttttggaattggtccagtagatcgcctcagaCGGCAGCGATAAAGGTCTACTAAAAGTGAttgtttttgccaccgacaggctcagattacAGTCTacaaacattatggaaaggatccccacagagatagacctgtaagatcccttttgtttaaccaggAGCGGCCATTAGTtggtttttagtttagtttggtttgtttaaagTGAAATCAAATCCCATCTATAAACAAAATACACCAAGGAAGGACAGTTACATTAACTTCAATCTGTAGCTCTGATCGTACTGATTCTGCACTCCTGATGCTTGGGACGTACCATCTGAAGAATAGCCCGTCAGTCCTCCAAAGATGACCAGGACATAACTCACATCCAGCTCCCTCATAATCTCATAGGCCCTCTCCTCTGTGGATGCCATGGCCTACACAACAAACAACGACCGAGTCAGCATGGTAGCACTTTACAAACAGGGTGATCCCAAAGGCTTCCCAGCTCACCTGTCCAACTctggagatgtgtgtgttgttccagGTGTTGTTGTCCACTAGAATGGTTCGATTTGCCATGGCAGTTATCTGATAGCCATAATCCCACCACGACATGACTTTGGCATCctggaaacacaaaataaaactttaactGAATGGAAGCCCTTTAATCCAATGATGGTGCACAACACCTAACAATCTATGTACAGTTCATATCATCTGAAAACCTCAGTTCAGATCCTCTTATTGACTGACGTCATCTCTTTGGGTATGACTGACCTCGGGAGTGTTGTGGCGGAGCCAGTAGTAGGCCTCTCTGAAGTCGTCGAAGATGATGCGGCTGCCGTCACCTCCACGGGCCGACAAAACAATTGAAGGAGAGGAGTAGGCTTCGCTGGTCACCCAGGTAGAGTGGAAGGTGTATGTAATGAGGAAGAAGGCCATGACCAGAATCATCCCACTGGCAACCTGGTAGGAACATGCAACACACAATGTTCAGTGGTTCACTGGTATACTTTGGTAGGACGTTAGAGCGTTTAATCGGTATCAGGGCAAACATCTGCACAAGAGGGATTTTCACCTTTCATAAAAAGTACCTCTACTACAACATAAAAAAAGTCCTGTACTACTACTAAAAGTACTTCAAGTATCAAAGTAAagcatgcagaaaaacaaattaaaaaatacaaatatgcaaTAAAACGGCTCCTGTGACTTATTATTAtatcacattacatttttaGTAAGATGTAGTTTAGTCAAGTTGAATTCAAATTATTTGTGGATGGTGGTGGACCAGCTCCAGAAAAATGATTAATGGTGATATTCCATAttgcatcacttcctgtatGAAACAGGAACTTATGTTAATATTGTTGTACTGGAACTTCTGGTACAAACGATAAAGAATTAGTTTATAGTGTGGATTTGGGACACAGCTACAGCTGTGTACAAGCCATGTTGACATTATCCATCTTTTCAAAGAACACTTCATTATTAACTTTAACTTAAAAAGTCATTCCCATGGAAGTATTACCTAGAACTGACAGCAGTTCTTTTGTCTAGCTAAATAATGTCTTAACACTGTTATTATCATGCCTCCTGCTGGTGCTGGATCgaaatgtgtgcatgtaaacagaCTGTAGAGGACACCACGCTCTAACAGCTGCAGTAGCACTCTGTGCTATTGTGACACCAGTCTCTCAGACCTCCTACCTCATTTTTGATGGGGTAGGTGGAGTCTTGCTGCTTCTTGCTCTTCTTGTCTGGCCGGCTGACATCCAGATTCTTCATGTAAGTGGTGAGAACCTGGGACACACCGATGCCTGACAGGATGCACATGACTGGAGCCAGAACCAACATCAGACGCACCTGAGCAGGCAGCAAACAAGCAGTACGTTAACTCACATGAAGTATAAAGTAGGTGCAAATTCACTTTCCTCAACTCATCGTTTTCTACTTCTAGACTCCTACTTGAATGCTCTGGAAATCAGTCCTCTGTGACCTCAGTACAGTACACGTGGCTCTATACAGGACGTACCATGACAGCTGAGAAGTACATGCTGGTGACTCCATACATGATGATGAAGATCCTGGCATCAGACAGGTTGTTGAAACAATAGTAAAGACCAACTGTAAGGAAGAGGAGAGTAACCATCAGTCAAAATCCAACAAGCATCCAATGAGCggtgtgtttcctctgcatgACAGATGGAGTGATCACACAGTGTGAACCCTGTGTTACTCTGTATGTGTCTGCTGAGTGTGCACTTGCCTGGGAACATGAAGACCAGCAGCTGGAGGTCAAAGTAGTACGAGGACCAGGTTGTGGGCTGGTGCTCAGAGACGGAGGCGATGATGGGAATGTTGTTCTTGGCATAGGAGGGGTCCAGCAGGGAGTAGAAACGACCAGTCCATGGAGAGATCTTACCTGAGGGAAACATACATCTGgtcagtcaaagaaaaaaaaccctccaaatCACTTtctcacaaaaagaaaagaggaagagttaCGGAAGGAGTGCTTCATTTGCCAAAGTGTCTACGGGTGCGCCTTGCAAACCCTCTTACCAGTCAGCATGAGAACAGTGCCCACAGACAGCAGGATGAAGCCCACCAGGGAGATGACGCTCTTGAACAGCACCTCAAATTGCTGCGCATTGAGTTTGCTGCGCAGGTAGTCCACAAAGGCATGAATCTGGCACAGGCCAAACATACCAAAGGCTGCCATGTGCTCCGATGACTGCACCGGCTGGTacgagagagaaaaagagagggaggtgaaCGGACACTGACTTTTGTATCTTCTTTGGCCTAGATGATATTTTCAGCCTGAAGATTCAAGCgaggacctttttttttttcttttctgtatattttgtcGGAGAGTGTAAGATGAGGCATGAGCATCTGAGTAACTCCTCTGTTACATAAGATAGATTAAAGTGCGTCTTCGTACCTGGAAACCAACAAAAGAGATCTGCATGGAGAGGATGGTGCCCAGGCAGTAGACTGTGCAGTAAGCCACATAGATGCGGTGAGAGAATCGGCCTGTGAGCATCAGAACCAGGACGTGGAGTGGGATAAGGTTGATCAGGAACACGTAGCCACCCCAGGAGGAAACctagatacacacaaacacctcatcAGGACATCTGTAAACTCTGAATTAAGGCAATAAGACAGGCACACTTTTTAAATGTCCTCACCATGTAGAAGTAGGCCAGTGCACATATGGAAGACCAGTACACTGACCCCGTTTTGACAGCCTTGATCCACATGTAGTAAGTCAACAGCATGCAGAAGATAGCAATCCCTGGGTAAGATAGTACATGGGGATTTCATTAACAATCTTCTAATGATATTTTCCTTAAGTGACATTGTTGTGCACAGCAGGTGTATACCTTCATTATCATAGGAGCCAGCTACAGAACGAGAGATGTAACCAGGCACCACTGCAATCATGGCAGCAGCCAGGAGCCCAGCACCTGCATcctacacagacacaaaactaGTTAGTGCAAATAATCAgtacattcatttttacatatcAACATATCAGTAAAAGCATACTGAACTACTCCATTCAACAGAAAAAGCCCTGGTCTACTGAGTGTACCTTCCTAAAAGAGTTCTAAAAAGATAATCCACCTTTTGACATGAAGACCAGGACAACCCATAAACCTGTGAGCAGTTGCACTATTTCTGTGGGGAACATTTAGGGGGAAGAAGTCTAAGAGAGCAATTAGAGTTATGTCAGATTAGGCCTGGGACACAAAGCCTGTTACCAACTGGTGGCATGGAAATAATCATAcgggatccagtgtttttggagcttaaCCACACTGGGAGCAAAAGGTCAGGATATGCTAattcctccatttttttttatgttgactCTATGGCGTCCCTTCATTTATTTACACGTGAAGCTAAATTGCTGAACTGCCCcttaaaaaaaagcaggtttGCATTTTATTAAAAGTTTACCACTTTAAATAATTGTTGTGCATCTAATTATGCACTTACCTTTAACTCCTTGGTGAAGTGGTAGGTGACGATGGCGGTGAAGGAGGAGAACAAGGGTGCCAGGAAGACACAGACATTACGGATGTCAATGGTGATGTGGAAGAAATGTAGGATGTGGTACAGGACGGCAGAGGTGATCATCAGTCCtggtgagagagaagagagggaacTGTAAGGGCCGTCCACACCGAGAAAGACAATGTAAGCATCCATACTGATGAATGATGTTCTTTAAAAGGTGGCAGCAGGGACTCTCTGCAGGCTCCAGCTGTGTCAGCAGCTTAGGACAATACCAACAATATTGTTCACAACTGTCGTTGTCGTTATAGTTTTGGTGTGGACTtgaccggaccggaccggactgaactggactggactggactggacttgGCCGCCCACTTAAATTAGAACAACttttaaaaagatatatttCTAGTTATCATTATTGTTCCTTCCTGGTGTGGACGGCCCTTCACACTACACTTGATCTGCCCTGCTTTTGCTATCAAACAACCCAGTTTATAAGCCCACACTTGTACTGCACTCGAATCATCAATTCTGGTTCCTACCTGGATAAATGGTGCCACCAATGATCCTCCCCAGAGGATACCATGCCCTATCGTCAAACCAGTTGTGAAACTTATAAAATCCTTCTTCTGCCAGGAAGCGGGTGGTACGGTAGTTGAAGTACCTGCGGGTGAAGGGGAGACATTACTTTACAGAGGAAAATCCACTAACCACCTTGGGAAACAACCATGACAGAAGTAGCACTTACGGATCAAACTCATGGATGACACTTTCAAACCTCAAGACGGAAAAGAGTCTGGTGGAGAATGCTGAGGAGAAGGAGATGCACATGAATTAATGTGTTGGGTGAGTTTATAGTATTAGGGAGACAATGCAGCTGTTTATAGGGAGCAGAAGACTCACAGAGGACAGCGGCCATAGACAGGATGAGCAGCTTCAGCAGCGTGTCCTGTTTCTCATAGGACAAACGCAGGAAGCCCAGCTTGGTCATTTTGGTGAGGTTTAGGACAGCTCACCGTACTACCTGATGGAGGAACACAAGCACTGTCAGACTGAGAGGTATACACAGGGAGAATGTGGAGAGTGGCCCAAAACTGCCCAATAGAAGTTTTagtttgtaaatttaaaaaaaaaaagaaagaaaatcttttCAAGGTCAGATGTTTGAGACGCTCaagagcaaaataaacaaatcacaGTCTTCCAACTGTTAACTTCCATGTCCAGCCCAACCAGATAAGGCCACGCACTAAGATGTGGCGTCAGGAACCAGGAAGCAGCCACCATGGAAAACTTCTGCAGCTAGTTGTGCCTGCTTGTTTCCGATTTTGCACGCTTTTGCAAAACGATAACCCAAACCACCAAGCTGAACAGAGCTCTGATTAATGCTAACTTTCAAGGCAATATTAATGGAGCGAGCCATACGAGTACTGAGAGGAAGCCCACCTTCCCAACACCACAGAGCAAGGCACCGTACAGCAGCTAATGCTGGTGAACTAGATATTAACACTCACTTGTGCACACTTTAAATGAACGCAAGCATTGTTATAAATTAGAAAGCATCTTGTAGCTACTCCACATCAGGCCGGCTAGTCTTGATGCTACTTCCTTTCAGTTAAAAGTGTGAGTGGCTAGCGGGGCTAACCTGCTAGCTGCTGTATAATGAACACCCTAGCCCCGTGCCTCctatctgttttattttgaaaatatcaatGACTCCTTCACGTGTGGCAGGAGGACGACAGTCTAAAATACAAATTGGTGCTCCTAGGTGAGCTAAAGGGTTTAACATTGGATGTTCATAAGACTCACCCGCTCCGCTCCGCTCCTGCTGCTCATGcactattcacacacacaaccttcaCCGTGAACTAGTCCCGCCTCAATAGCGCCACGGTGCGCGTTCATTGGTTGAGCGTCAGTCAACGGTTCTCCCACATGAATCTGATTGGCTCGTCGGCTGTCATTCAAAATTGTTTCCCTTCCTTGCCGCTGTAGTGTAGTGACGTGTCCTTAGTGAGGAAGGACTGCGTGTCGCCCCCTACTGGTGCACAACTCTCAAGGCAACATCGTCTCAGCGGTGCAACCAAAGTTAGTGGAGGCGAACAGACATTTGAAGGCAGCATCTGTAGGCTTGTTTAGGGACACAGAGACAAGCAGGCTATCtaaacatttctcatttttgtctCTGCATTTTTGTAACATCTTATTAGCTGTTTATTTGCAGAAAGAAGAAGTGTGCAGTCTGAATCTCCTTGGGTTCAGATTGGACGGTCTTCTCCAGTAACTCCACTGTGCCATTTTCTTCAAATCACaataataaatcacactgtAGCTTAATTCTTCAGTTTCTTTACTGCTACAGGACTTAATATGTTGTGCATGGATACCCACAATATCTGCTTGTTCTAACTCTGCTCAGTTATTACACTGACTGGcactcatttatttaaaatcagGGATATGCAAAACAACGCATCACTTCCTATCTCCTTTTAAAACATGAATCCACGTTGTTGTGGTTAGAAGAGCTTTTCAGTGTGACTATTAGCTCCAACTCTCCCATCTTCAGTTCATCTTGTCATTGATTTTGAAATGTCCTGTCTTGTCCTCTAACCACGGTGGCAAATCCCTAAACACAGTCATCAAACTATTGAATACTGACCAATTTTATTGAAATTAGACGCATCACTTTTACAAAACCTCACTCACATGTATCATTCTGCACAAACACTATGCTCTTCTTGCAACAATTGCACACCATTTCAAAATCAGGGCCCCTCCCCGTGGCCATGAGCTCTGATGACTGAGAGAAAGGGTGGTGGGCTTCTGGTCGAACATTCAGGATGTTTTTACCATTATATacagcacaaaaaacaaacagccgaTGTTCTGTAGGGTCCAACTATATTTGCTTCAGCTCTCGAGGGGGTGGGGGGAACACTAGAGCGAGCAGGTCAAAGCTGATTACCCATTTGTCAGGATATCAGGACTTGGACTATGTGGCTCCTTCCTTTCTGACAGAGCTTAGCATTGCAGTGGTtgaagtgaaataaacaaaagctAGATGCAGCAGTTTGGCAGTGTCACTCACCTATCGCCTGCTAAGATTACACAGACTGAAAACGCTTCAGCAGCCTTTCCTTTGCTGGTGTCATCTCACGGTTCGCAACATGTAAATCTCATCAGACAGTGGAACGAGACTGTAACGTGGGATGAAACACCAAGCAAACCATAACTCAACACACGACAACAGTGTTATTTGGTTTCCATTACTATGGTCGCCAATCCTCTTTACAGCAGCTCCTGATCTGGTTTGTATATTCtattaaaaaacaaagctcTTACTGGATAAAAAAAGCCTCCCTTTTTAACTATACAAGGTTATCCCTGGAACTGCTAGGACACCATTGtttgacagagaaacacaaccaCGAGCAATCTGTGAGGAGGGAATGTGATTTGCGACATCAAGAAAACATGTAGTGTACACAAAACGACTGTGCTTCGCTTCTGAATGCAAACAAGCCCCCTccgttacaaaaaaaaacatctttagtCACAAGTTTGCTTAAACATATTAAAACTACATGATTTCTTGTGCTGTCATTTATTAAAGGAGAGTCACTCAAATGGCacattatacaaaaaaaaacaatgaaagaaaactcacaaaagaaaacaagtcaaCAGCTGAgtatataatgtgttttgagTGTGAGGCACAGGGCAGTCGATTTTTTTGTGtcacactgaaaatgtgtctgaTGGGTGCTGCAGATGAAGGACCAAAGGGCCAGAGATtagataaaaacatgtaaacccTTTGTCTTTAACCACATATCATCTTCATTATGGGAAATCTCGCTCATCGACTGCTTTCCAATCTCCCTCAAATGGATCCATCACTGGGTGGGCAGAGGTCTCTGGCGGGTCGGGGAGGTGTGGGGGGACGACAGCCTCTCTGAGGAGGTGGACGACGTCAGGGAGGACTGCAGGTGGACCGTCTTGTGGAAAAGCTTGTTGCTGATCAGCACCACGAGGGAGAAGAGACGCAGCTGGAAGTGGCTGAAAGAGCGGACCAAACGTGAGCCATCAGTGAGTCGTGCATCTAAAGAAACTATTTCTGAGGAAAAGTTGTCTTTATTTCACACTCACTACAGCTTTGTTGGTGTCTTTGCCTCGTTAGCGCTGATGATGAACAGAGGGAAGAGGATGGAGAACAAGCAGCCACTGGGCACAAaagaacaaaccaaaaacattgtataaataaatgcagcaaAGAAAAAGTCAGCCCACAGAGAACATGGGCTCTGTTTTCCATTGTTCCCTCCCACTCTTAAAGTTCCTCTCTTTTTTGTGGTATAGTAAAATATTCTACATCTTATCAACGTTTTCTAAACTGTTCATCTGagaatgaaacacatttttatccaTTTCATGCTCATCATTTCTGACTCAAGACAGGAGGTGAACCAGGAGGACGTTAGTGATTCTTCAGATGTGCTGCTGAGACATTTTAATCTGTTGAGAATCACATGGCTCTTTGGGCATAAACTCACATTTTAAACTTTAGATCTTAGATTAGGGTGCACTTATGATCAGATCACCCAAGATGCATGTTAATGCCTGGTCTGAACGGGGCTGTTGTGCACGCCGCAGCCAGAGTTAAAGGAagggtctgcaacttattttagaagcattttttgTTTCTCATAACATCCTGGCAGCAATCAATTCAAGTGACAcaattagataaaaaaaaaaagaaaagaaaaaacatccaGTGTCCAATCATTTCCTTTGcctacctgcctgtctgcctacCTGCTCATCCTCTGCAAGTGCACTCATTGGGCATGTTtggagtcttccacaaggctaaagctagaAACCTACCCACATAAAAATGCCACGAGAATGGCAGAGAAACTGCAGCCAAAATTTGAGTCATGGTTCACTGACAGACTGTTGCAGGTTACCAGCACAAAGCCTACACCCACCGGGCCgaagaatgagagagagccGGGGTTCTCACCGGCTGTCATTTAGTGAGCCAACAGCTCAAAGCTcagcctctgagcccagtgAGCTAAAGCTAACCTTACATTTGTGACGGCTGTTTTGCTTGAGGTTATAAAAGCTGAGAGagactgtcagtcagcagttcTGTACAAACAGAAGAGACCCAGCAGCCAGT
This window of the Pempheris klunzingeri isolate RE-2024b chromosome 14, fPemKlu1.hap1, whole genome shotgun sequence genome carries:
- the stt3a gene encoding dolichyl-diphosphooligosaccharide--protein glycosyltransferase subunit STT3A is translated as MTKLGFLRLSYEKQDTLLKLLILSMAAVLSFSTRLFSVLRFESVIHEFDPYFNYRTTRFLAEEGFYKFHNWFDDRAWYPLGRIIGGTIYPGLMITSAVLYHILHFFHITIDIRNVCVFLAPLFSSFTAIVTYHFTKELKDAGAGLLAAAMIAVVPGYISRSVAGSYDNEGIAIFCMLLTYYMWIKAVKTGSVYWSSICALAYFYMVSSWGGYVFLINLIPLHVLVLMLTGRFSHRIYVAYCTVYCLGTILSMQISFVGFQPVQSSEHMAAFGMFGLCQIHAFVDYLRSKLNAQQFEVLFKSVISLVGFILLSVGTVLMLTGKISPWTGRFYSLLDPSYAKNNIPIIASVSEHQPTTWSSYYFDLQLLVFMFPVGLYYCFNNLSDARIFIIMYGVTSMYFSAVMVRLMLVLAPVMCILSGIGVSQVLTTYMKNLDVSRPDKKSKKQQDSTYPIKNEVASGMILVMAFFLITYTFHSTWVTSEAYSSPSIVLSARGGDGSRIIFDDFREAYYWLRHNTPEDAKVMSWWDYGYQITAMANRTILVDNNTWNNTHISRVGQAMASTEERAYEIMRELDVSYVLVIFGGLTGYSSDDINKFLWMVRIGGSTDTGKHIKEHDYYTPTGEFRVDREGSPVLLNCLMYKMCYYRFGQVYTEAKRPPGYDRVRNAEIGNKDFELDVLEEAYTTEHWLVRIYKVKDLDNRGLSRT